The Flavobacterium faecale genome has a segment encoding these proteins:
- a CDS encoding Txe/YoeB family addiction module toxin gives MAKKQIEKHYKSGNQASIKKLGIIFKELSESPYVGVGKPEPLKGNLVGFWSREINKKDRLIYTVNEDLIIVDVIAAMGHYSDK, from the coding sequence TTGGCTAAAAAGCAAATTGAAAAACATTATAAATCTGGAAATCAAGCTAGCATAAAAAAACTAGGTATTATATTCAAAGAACTTTCAGAAAGCCCGTATGTAGGTGTAGGTAAACCGGAACCGTTAAAGGGGAACTTAGTTGGTTTCTGGTCAAGAGAAATAAACAAAAAGGACAGGTTGATTTATACTGTAAATGAAGATCTTATAATTGTTGATGTCATTGCCGCCATGGGACATTATTCCGATAAATAA
- the rluF gene encoding 23S rRNA pseudouridine(2604) synthase RluF, with protein MEENLKRLNKFIGETGFCSRREADKYIEQGRVTINGVVPELGTKVAPSDEVRIDGKLIRESREKPVYLAFYKPVGIECTTNLDVHNNIVDYINYPKRIFPIGRLDKASEGLIFMTNDGDIVNKILRARNNHEKEYTVTVNKPITDRFIDRMGNGVPILDTVTRKCKVEQISKYTFKIILTQGLNRQIRRMTEYLGYDVTALKRIRIINISLDIPVGRYRDLTEAEIKELNELIEPSSKTEEASLPKTEPTNRRTEFIKKNDPRFKRRGEY; from the coding sequence ATGGAAGAAAATCTTAAACGCCTCAATAAGTTTATCGGAGAAACAGGTTTCTGTTCTCGACGTGAAGCTGACAAATACATCGAACAAGGAAGAGTCACTATAAATGGAGTAGTTCCAGAACTAGGTACAAAAGTAGCTCCAAGTGATGAAGTACGCATTGATGGCAAATTGATTCGTGAAAGCCGTGAAAAACCAGTTTATCTTGCCTTCTACAAACCTGTAGGTATTGAGTGTACTACCAATTTGGACGTACACAATAATATTGTAGACTACATCAATTATCCCAAACGTATCTTCCCGATTGGGCGATTGGACAAAGCCAGTGAAGGATTGATCTTTATGACCAATGACGGTGATATTGTCAATAAAATTTTGCGCGCAAGAAATAACCACGAAAAAGAATATACAGTAACGGTAAACAAACCTATAACCGATCGTTTTATAGATCGAATGGGAAATGGAGTACCAATTCTAGATACCGTTACTAGAAAATGTAAGGTAGAACAAATATCAAAATACACCTTTAAAATCATCTTAACACAAGGCCTCAACCGTCAAATTCGTAGAATGACCGAATACCTAGGTTACGATGTTACGGCATTGAAACGTATTCGAATCATTAATATCTCACTTGATATTCCTGTTGGGCGTTACCGCGATTTGACCGAAGCTGAAATTAAAGAACTAAACGAGCTTATTGAACCTTCGAGTAAAACTGAAGAGGCAAGTTTACCCAAAACAGAACCAACAAATAGGAGAACGGAATTCATTAAGAAAAACGATCCTAGGTTTAAGAGAAGAGGCGAGTATTAA
- a CDS encoding prohibitin family protein — translation MIVLFFVGVALLIFSYSVNANPGPLTKFSTIFRIIGFVLALIGVFSTAFKQIDAGQVGVKSLYGNVQPDILDSGLHVINPLLDVTIFDVQTQNYTMSADHGEGAQEGDDAIRVLSNDGLEVVIDLTVLYKVMPTDAPKILKGIGINYIDKIVRPVTRTRIRDNAVYYDAVALYSTKRNEFQDRIFKSIAVDFEKRGLILEQLLIRNINLPASVKTTIESKINAEQDAQKMQFVLQKEKQEAERKRVEAQGIADYQRIISLGLTDKQLQYETIKAQKELAASPNTKIIFMNGKGGAPIILSDK, via the coding sequence ATGATTGTACTTTTTTTTGTTGGGGTTGCACTGCTCATTTTTAGTTATTCTGTTAATGCAAACCCTGGGCCGTTGACAAAATTTTCGACTATTTTTAGAATCATAGGATTTGTTCTTGCTTTGATTGGTGTGTTTTCTACCGCTTTTAAGCAAATAGATGCGGGACAAGTGGGAGTGAAATCTTTGTATGGAAACGTACAGCCTGATATATTAGACAGTGGTTTACATGTAATCAATCCCTTGTTGGATGTGACCATTTTTGATGTTCAGACACAAAACTACACCATGTCTGCAGATCACGGAGAAGGAGCTCAAGAAGGAGATGATGCTATCAGAGTTTTGTCTAATGATGGTCTTGAGGTAGTGATTGATTTAACCGTCTTGTACAAAGTGATGCCTACCGATGCACCAAAGATTTTAAAAGGAATTGGTATTAATTACATTGATAAAATTGTTCGTCCTGTAACTCGTACACGTATACGTGACAATGCTGTTTATTATGATGCGGTTGCATTGTATTCAACCAAAAGGAACGAATTTCAAGATCGAATATTCAAAAGTATTGCTGTTGATTTTGAAAAGAGAGGTTTGATATTAGAGCAATTGTTAATTAGAAATATTAACTTGCCTGCATCGGTAAAAACAACGATCGAGAGTAAAATTAATGCTGAGCAAGATGCACAAAAAATGCAATTTGTTCTACAGAAAGAAAAGCAAGAAGCCGAACGTAAACGTGTAGAAGCGCAAGGAATAGCCGATTACCAACGAATTATTTCACTTGGTTTAACAGATAAACAATTGCAATACGAAACGATTAAAGCGCAGAAAGAATTGGCTGCTTCTCCCAATACCAAAATCATATTCATGAACGGTAAAGGTGGTGCTCCAATTATACTTTCGGATAAATAA
- a CDS encoding zinc ribbon domain-containing protein → MTNTKELSVEEKLRAIYDLQLIDTRIDEIRNVRGELPLEVEDLEDEVAGLTTRSEKLKTDLEVIEDQIKAKKNAIDEHKESIKKYTKQQETVRNNREFNSLTKEVEFQELEIQLAEKQIKEMKATIEHKKEVISQSKERLELKSNHLKHKKAELEDILSETAKEETFLTDKSAEYRATIEDRLLAAYDRIRSSVRNGLAVVSIERGASAGSFFTIPPQTQVEIASRKKIITDEHSGRILVDSSLAEEEKEKMENLFSSF, encoded by the coding sequence ATGACGAATACGAAAGAATTAAGCGTTGAGGAAAAGTTAAGAGCGATTTATGATTTACAATTGATCGACACCAGAATTGACGAAATTAGAAACGTGAGAGGAGAACTTCCTTTAGAAGTAGAGGATTTAGAAGATGAAGTTGCAGGCTTAACTACGCGTTCTGAAAAATTAAAAACTGATCTTGAAGTAATTGAAGATCAAATTAAAGCGAAGAAAAATGCAATAGACGAGCACAAAGAGTCTATCAAAAAATACACAAAACAACAAGAAACTGTTCGTAACAACAGAGAATTCAACTCTTTGACTAAAGAAGTAGAATTTCAAGAACTTGAAATTCAATTGGCTGAAAAGCAAATTAAAGAGATGAAAGCTACTATCGAACACAAAAAAGAGGTTATTTCTCAATCTAAAGAAAGATTGGAATTGAAATCAAACCACTTGAAACACAAAAAAGCAGAATTAGAAGATATTTTGTCTGAAACAGCTAAAGAAGAAACTTTCTTAACTGATAAATCTGCAGAATACAGAGCAACTATCGAAGATAGATTATTAGCTGCTTACGATAGAATTCGTTCTAGCGTTCGTAACGGATTAGCTGTAGTTTCTATCGAAAGAGGTGCATCTGCAGGATCGTTCTTTACTATTCCTCCACAAACTCAAGTTGAAATTGCTTCAAGAAAGAAAATCATCACTGATGAGCACTCTGGAAGAATCTTGGTTGACAGTTCACTAGCTGAAGAAGAAAAAGAAAAAATGGAAAATTTATTTTCTAGTTTCTAA
- the lpxK gene encoding tetraacyldisaccharide 4'-kinase, whose translation MNIFRKLLFPFAILYGWVTTIRNFLFDQGLKKSTAFDVPVIAVGNLSVGGTGKTPQIEYLVRLLCDTYKVATLSRGYKRQSKGFVLADKNANALILGDEPFQYYQKFPKIQVAVDADRTNGIQQLLSQKTNPEIILLDDAYQHRKVKAGLYILLTAYGDLYADDFILPTGNLRESRSSADRAKIVIVTKCPATLSIEAQQKIATKLKLNTNQDLFFTTIQYDAVVLGDDKVIPVDHLKNDQKILLAGIAKPKPFFDFLKNDSDICLTYPDHHHFSDNDLNDILLKANGKKIITTEKDYVRLKDSVLKKQLYYLPIRSHFLNKEQNFQHSILNFITSF comes from the coding sequence ATGAATATATTTAGAAAACTACTTTTTCCATTCGCTATTCTTTACGGGTGGGTAACAACAATTCGCAATTTCCTTTTCGATCAAGGACTAAAAAAGTCAACGGCTTTTGATGTACCCGTAATCGCTGTTGGGAATTTGAGCGTGGGAGGAACGGGTAAAACACCACAAATAGAGTATTTGGTCCGTTTGCTTTGTGACACTTACAAGGTAGCAACCTTGAGTCGTGGATACAAGAGGCAGTCAAAAGGATTTGTTCTGGCCGATAAAAATGCAAATGCATTGATTCTAGGAGACGAACCTTTTCAGTATTATCAAAAATTCCCGAAAATTCAAGTTGCAGTTGATGCCGATCGCACAAACGGAATACAGCAGTTGCTTTCGCAAAAAACAAATCCCGAAATTATTTTGCTTGACGATGCCTACCAACACCGAAAAGTAAAGGCTGGTTTGTATATATTACTAACAGCTTATGGAGATTTGTATGCGGATGATTTTATTTTGCCAACTGGTAATTTAAGAGAAAGTAGGAGTAGTGCCGATAGAGCAAAAATAGTTATTGTCACCAAATGTCCGGCAACACTTTCGATTGAGGCTCAGCAAAAAATTGCTACTAAATTGAAATTGAATACAAATCAAGATTTGTTTTTTACAACGATCCAATATGATGCTGTGGTACTTGGTGATGACAAAGTGATTCCCGTAGATCATTTGAAGAATGACCAAAAAATTTTGTTGGCCGGAATTGCAAAGCCAAAGCCTTTTTTTGATTTCTTAAAAAACGATTCAGATATTTGTTTGACTTATCCCGATCACCATCATTTTTCTGATAACGATCTGAATGATATTTTGCTGAAAGCCAATGGGAAGAAGATAATTACAACCGAGAAAGATTACGTTCGCTTGAAAGATAGTGTGCTCAAAAAACAATTGTATTACCTGCCTATCCGAAGTCATTTTTTGAATAAGGAACAAAATTTCCAACATTCGATTTTAAATTTTATTACTTCATTTTAA
- a CDS encoding MATE family efflux transporter, translating to MNIAVYFKEFSYNFKLAYPIIIGMLGHTIVGIVDNVMVGRIGPTELAAASLANSLVFVAMSLGIGFSTAITPMAAAADGKKDIQAGRSVFHHGLYLCTILGIMLFGLILIAKPFIGLMGQKENVVALARPFLDIVAFSLVPLIIFQGYKQFADGMSETKYSMWATLLGNVVNVILNYVLIYGIWIFPEMGFIGAAVGTLVSRFVMLGYMHYKMKGNVKFHPFFEGFSIKKIQKSINIEIIKLGAPSSMQMFFEVGLFTGAVWLSGYLGIANQAANQIALSLASFTFMFAMGLSVAATIRVGNQKGLGDYKRLRVVALSIFLLAILLEIVFAAIFVLFHDSLPLWFIDRANIADLAKNTEVITIASELLVVAAVFQISDGIQVVMLGALRGLQDVKIPMYITFIAYWVVGFPTCIWLGLYTDLKAIGIWIGLLAGLTTAALFLYLRFNYLTRKLIG from the coding sequence GTGAACATAGCCGTATATTTCAAAGAGTTTTCATATAATTTTAAACTAGCCTATCCTATTATTATTGGTATGTTGGGGCATACCATTGTTGGTATTGTTGACAACGTGATGGTGGGACGAATAGGACCAACGGAGTTGGCAGCAGCGTCTTTGGCAAATAGTTTGGTGTTTGTAGCCATGTCGTTGGGTATTGGTTTTTCGACAGCAATTACTCCAATGGCAGCTGCGGCTGACGGTAAAAAAGATATTCAAGCGGGTAGAAGCGTTTTTCATCACGGATTGTACTTGTGTACCATATTAGGAATTATGCTCTTTGGTCTGATTTTGATCGCTAAACCTTTTATAGGACTGATGGGGCAAAAGGAGAACGTTGTTGCATTGGCTCGCCCTTTTCTAGATATAGTTGCTTTTTCGTTGGTACCGCTTATCATTTTTCAAGGATATAAACAGTTTGCTGACGGAATGAGCGAAACTAAATATTCCATGTGGGCAACTTTACTAGGCAACGTAGTCAATGTGATCTTGAATTACGTTTTGATTTACGGAATTTGGATTTTTCCAGAGATGGGTTTTATAGGTGCAGCCGTAGGGACCTTGGTTTCTCGTTTTGTTATGCTTGGTTATATGCACTATAAGATGAAAGGGAATGTGAAATTCCATCCATTTTTTGAAGGTTTTTCGATTAAAAAAATTCAAAAATCAATCAATATCGAAATTATCAAATTAGGTGCTCCGTCTTCAATGCAAATGTTTTTTGAAGTAGGTTTGTTTACCGGAGCAGTATGGCTTTCGGGATATCTAGGTATAGCCAACCAAGCGGCCAACCAAATTGCACTGAGCTTGGCATCATTCACATTTATGTTTGCGATGGGGCTTAGTGTTGCCGCAACTATTAGGGTGGGTAATCAAAAAGGGTTAGGCGATTACAAGAGACTACGTGTTGTAGCATTGTCTATATTTTTGCTCGCTATTTTGCTCGAAATTGTTTTTGCTGCTATTTTTGTGCTTTTTCATGATTCATTGCCGCTTTGGTTTATTGATAGAGCAAATATTGCTGATCTTGCCAAAAATACTGAAGTGATCACCATTGCATCTGAATTGTTAGTGGTAGCTGCTGTTTTTCAAATTTCTGACGGAATACAGGTCGTGATGCTGGGTGCGTTACGTGGTTTGCAAGATGTAAAAATCCCGATGTATATCACTTTCATTGCCTATTGGGTAGTTGGTTTCCCGACTTGTATTTGGTTAGGATTGTACACAGATTTAAAAGCAATTGGGATTTGGATTGGTCTTTTGGCAGGTTTAACAACAGCTGCTTTATTTTTGTATCTTCGTTTTAACTATTTGACCAGAAAATTAATTGGTTAG
- a CDS encoding Nif3-like dinuclear metal center hexameric protein — MKIKEILSVLEEMAPLGYAEDFDNVGLLVGDANTEATGVLVCHDALDNVIDEAILKNCNLVVCFHPILFSGLKKITSKNYVERAVVKAIKNDIAIFAVHTALDNHQEGVNKIFCNALGLKNTKILIPKLNFIRKLITYTVPENAEKLRSALFAAGAGSIGNYENCSFNSQGTGTYKGNANSNPEIGARFEFVENTEVKIEVTFEKHLESTVLKALFANHLYEEVAYELYDLLNAHQNIGLGMVGELEEPMNEKDFLILVKQKMQADGIRHSTFLGKEIKKVAVLGGSGSYAIKNAIASGADAFLTADLKYHQFYEAENQLILADIGHFESERYTKNYIVEYLRKKILNFAIILSEENTNPVKYL; from the coding sequence TTGAAAATAAAAGAAATCCTTTCTGTACTCGAAGAGATGGCGCCCTTGGGTTATGCCGAAGATTTTGACAATGTTGGTTTACTGGTTGGCGATGCCAATACCGAGGCAACAGGCGTTTTGGTATGTCACGATGCACTTGATAATGTAATCGACGAAGCCATCTTAAAAAATTGTAATTTGGTGGTTTGTTTTCATCCGATTCTTTTTTCGGGTTTGAAAAAAATTACGAGCAAGAATTATGTGGAACGCGCGGTTGTGAAAGCCATAAAAAATGACATCGCAATTTTTGCCGTGCATACAGCACTAGACAATCATCAAGAGGGTGTGAATAAAATATTTTGTAATGCTTTGGGTTTAAAAAATACCAAAATATTGATTCCGAAGTTGAATTTTATTCGAAAATTAATCACCTATACCGTTCCAGAGAATGCAGAAAAACTGCGTTCTGCCCTATTTGCTGCTGGAGCCGGAAGTATTGGCAACTATGAAAATTGCAGTTTCAACTCGCAAGGCACGGGTACATACAAAGGCAATGCGAATAGCAATCCTGAGATTGGTGCTCGTTTTGAATTTGTTGAAAACACCGAAGTTAAAATTGAAGTTACATTTGAAAAACATTTAGAAAGCACCGTATTAAAAGCATTGTTTGCCAATCACCTTTATGAAGAGGTAGCTTATGAACTATACGACCTACTCAATGCACATCAAAATATAGGATTAGGTATGGTGGGTGAGCTTGAAGAACCAATGAATGAAAAAGATTTTTTAATTCTGGTAAAGCAAAAGATGCAAGCTGACGGTATACGCCACTCTACGTTTTTGGGAAAAGAAATCAAAAAAGTTGCTGTACTCGGAGGATCTGGTAGTTATGCTATAAAAAATGCAATTGCATCAGGAGCAGATGCTTTTTTGACAGCCGATTTGAAGTACCACCAATTTTATGAAGCCGAAAACCAACTTATTTTGGCCGATATTGGACATTTTGAATCAGAACGCTATACAAAAAACTATATTGTAGAGTATCTTAGAAAAAAAATTCTTAATTTTGCAATCATTTTATCTGAAGAAAATACAAATCCAGTTAAGTACCTATAG
- a CDS encoding alpha/beta fold hydrolase, with protein MKKALYFIFTKSVGLYINGMSYAFPEKANQLAYSIFSKPRKGKITLDKLPKTLTSATIEMVESDGEQYATYTWKGNDTVILLVHGWESNSARWKKTLPYLKETGSTIIAIDGPAHGLSSGTEFNIPKYAAAIDIVVKRHKVSFLIGHSFGGKTCLYYQSHYPNTTVKKVVTLGAPSEFNTILNNYTHLLRLNNRIVSGLVQKCVAVSKIELNQFTGANFATSLSTKGLVAHDVDDSIVAYKEGQAIAAAWKGAVFVQTNGLGHGLHDDALYNTIISFLFDLEK; from the coding sequence ATGAAAAAAGCACTTTACTTTATTTTTACCAAATCTGTTGGTTTATACATCAACGGAATGAGCTATGCTTTCCCCGAAAAAGCAAACCAGTTGGCTTACTCCATTTTTAGCAAGCCGAGAAAAGGAAAAATAACCTTAGATAAACTACCCAAAACATTAACTTCTGCCACTATTGAAATGGTAGAAAGTGATGGCGAACAATATGCTACCTACACCTGGAAAGGAAACGATACAGTAATTTTACTTGTTCATGGCTGGGAAAGTAATTCGGCTAGATGGAAAAAAACGTTGCCCTATCTTAAAGAAACCGGCAGTACCATTATTGCAATCGATGGCCCTGCACACGGATTAAGTAGCGGAACCGAATTTAACATTCCAAAATATGCCGCTGCGATAGACATCGTGGTCAAGCGCCACAAGGTTTCCTTTTTAATTGGTCACTCTTTTGGCGGAAAAACCTGTTTGTACTACCAATCACATTACCCTAATACAACTGTCAAAAAAGTAGTTACCCTCGGTGCGCCAAGCGAGTTCAACACTATCTTGAACAACTATACCCACCTATTACGTTTAAATAATAGAATCGTTAGCGGCTTAGTGCAAAAGTGTGTTGCCGTCTCAAAAATAGAATTAAATCAATTTACAGGCGCAAATTTCGCCACCTCTTTATCCACAAAAGGACTCGTTGCACATGATGTAGATGACAGCATAGTTGCGTACAAAGAAGGTCAAGCCATTGCCGCTGCATGGAAAGGGGCTGTATTTGTCCAAACAAATGGTCTTGGGCATGGTCTACATGATGATGCGCTGTACAACACAATAATTTCGTTTTTGTTCGATCTCGAAAAATAA
- the lpdA gene encoding dihydrolipoyl dehydrogenase, whose amino-acid sequence MKYDIIVLGSGPGGYVTAIRASQLGFKVAIVEKESLGGICLNWGCIPTKALLKSAQVFDYLKHASDYGLTVSSFDKDFPAVIQRSRGVAAGMSKGVTFLMKKNKIDVILGTGKIKPGKKMDVTDKDNKVTEYSADHIIIATGARSRELPNLPQDGVKVIGYRQAMTLPKQPESIIVVGSGAIGVEFAHFYNSMGTKVTIVEFMPNVVPVEDEDISKQMEKSLKKSGIDVMVNSSVERIDTTGKGVKAFVKTAKGEVVLEADILLSAVGIKTNIENIGLEEVGIVTDRDKILVNAYNQTNIPGYYAIGDVTPGQALAHVASAEGINCVEKIAGMHVDPIDYGNVPGCTYATPEIASVGMTEKQAKEKGYDLKIGKFPFSASGKAQASGNADGFVKVIFDAKYGEWLGCHMIGAGVTDMIAEAVVARKLETTGHEILKSIHPHPTMSEAVMEAVADAYGEVIHL is encoded by the coding sequence ATGAAATACGACATCATAGTTTTAGGAAGTGGTCCAGGCGGATATGTTACTGCCATTAGAGCATCACAATTAGGTTTTAAAGTAGCTATTGTTGAAAAAGAAAGCTTAGGTGGAATTTGTTTAAACTGGGGATGTATCCCAACTAAAGCCTTGTTAAAGTCGGCTCAAGTTTTTGACTACTTAAAACATGCATCAGATTACGGATTAACTGTTTCATCATTTGACAAAGATTTCCCTGCTGTAATTCAGCGTAGTCGTGGTGTAGCAGCCGGAATGAGTAAAGGTGTTACCTTCTTGATGAAGAAAAATAAAATTGATGTCATTCTTGGTACTGGAAAAATCAAACCAGGTAAAAAAATGGATGTCACTGACAAAGACAATAAAGTTACCGAATATAGCGCAGATCACATCATTATTGCTACAGGTGCTCGCTCACGTGAGTTGCCAAACTTGCCACAAGATGGTGTAAAAGTAATTGGATACCGTCAAGCAATGACTTTGCCGAAACAACCTGAGTCAATTATTGTTGTAGGTTCTGGTGCAATTGGAGTAGAATTTGCTCATTTTTATAACTCAATGGGAACCAAAGTGACTATTGTAGAATTTATGCCAAACGTTGTTCCTGTTGAAGACGAAGATATTTCTAAACAAATGGAAAAATCTTTGAAAAAATCTGGAATTGATGTAATGGTTAACTCATCAGTAGAAAGAATTGACACTACTGGAAAAGGAGTTAAAGCTTTCGTTAAAACAGCAAAAGGAGAAGTAGTTCTTGAAGCAGACATTTTATTATCTGCGGTTGGAATCAAAACAAATATTGAGAATATCGGTCTTGAAGAAGTAGGTATCGTTACCGACAGAGATAAAATCTTGGTAAACGCTTACAACCAAACAAATATCCCAGGTTACTACGCTATTGGTGATGTAACTCCTGGACAAGCATTGGCACACGTTGCTTCTGCAGAAGGAATTAACTGTGTGGAAAAAATTGCAGGAATGCACGTAGACCCAATCGATTACGGAAACGTTCCTGGATGTACTTATGCCACTCCAGAAATTGCTTCGGTTGGAATGACCGAAAAACAAGCCAAAGAAAAAGGATACGATTTGAAAATTGGAAAATTCCCATTCTCAGCTTCAGGTAAAGCACAAGCTTCAGGTAATGCTGATGGATTTGTAAAAGTAATCTTTGATGCCAAATATGGCGAATGGTTAGGATGTCACATGATTGGTGCTGGTGTTACCGATATGATTGCAGAAGCAGTTGTAGCGCGTAAACTAGAAACTACAGGACACGAAATCCTAAAATCAATTCACCCTCACCCAACCATGAGTGAAGCAGTGATGGAAGCTGTAGCAGATGCTTACGGAGAAGTGATTCACTTGTAA